The following are encoded together in the Kribbella sp. CA-293567 genome:
- a CDS encoding carbohydrate ABC transporter permease: MALTDTERRGTGLAPVPRRPVTRRRQFTGRTALTLFLFMVPAIAFVGMFTYYPLANGISMAFRNYNLNDLSDTSWVGLKNFSTLLHDEMFRGTVKNSVIWVAGSLIPQFLIGFTMALWLRRKFRFRGTYQALVFFPWAVSGFLIGILFRWMFNGEFGVVNDLLMKTHLISTPVPWLADAKYAMFAVIIANVWYGVTFFAIMILAALQSVPEELYEASAIDGAGKVRTLFSITIPAIRTTLALTVLLRVIWIFNSPELIFGMTGGGPANETHIVTSYMIQVTQEGDYGRASAMGVMVVFVLMLFAVFYLLSIRPRKAMR; encoded by the coding sequence ATGGCTCTGACCGACACCGAGCGGCGTGGTACCGGCCTGGCGCCGGTACCGCGGCGGCCGGTCACCCGGCGCCGCCAGTTCACCGGGCGGACCGCGCTGACCCTGTTCCTGTTCATGGTGCCGGCGATCGCGTTCGTCGGCATGTTCACCTACTACCCGCTGGCCAACGGCATCTCGATGGCCTTCCGCAACTACAACCTGAACGACCTGTCGGACACCTCGTGGGTCGGGCTGAAGAACTTCAGCACGCTGCTGCACGACGAGATGTTCCGTGGCACGGTGAAGAACTCGGTGATCTGGGTGGCCGGGTCGCTGATCCCGCAGTTCCTGATCGGCTTCACGATGGCGCTGTGGCTGCGGCGGAAGTTCCGCTTCCGGGGCACCTACCAGGCGCTGGTGTTCTTCCCCTGGGCGGTCTCGGGCTTCCTGATCGGCATCCTGTTCCGCTGGATGTTCAACGGCGAGTTCGGGGTGGTCAACGACCTGCTGATGAAGACCCACCTGATCAGTACGCCGGTGCCGTGGCTGGCCGACGCGAAGTACGCGATGTTCGCGGTCATCATCGCGAACGTCTGGTACGGCGTGACGTTCTTCGCGATCATGATCCTGGCCGCGCTCCAGTCGGTGCCCGAGGAGCTCTACGAGGCCTCGGCGATCGACGGCGCGGGCAAGGTCCGGACCCTGTTCAGCATCACCATCCCGGCGATCCGGACCACGCTCGCGTTGACCGTACTGCTGCGGGTGATCTGGATCTTCAACTCACCCGAGCTGATCTTCGGGATGACCGGTGGCGGTCCCGCCAACGAGACGCACATCGTCACGTCGTACATGATCCAGGTGACCCAGGAGGGTGACTACGGGCGCGCGTCGGCGATGGGCGTGATGGTGGTCTTCGTGCTGATGCTGTTCGCCGTCTTCTACCTGTTGTCCATCCGGCCCAGGAAGGCGATGCGATGA
- a CDS encoding SDR family NAD(P)-dependent oxidoreductase, translated as MATALITGPTAGIGRAFADKLAIEGYDLVLVARDEARLNEVAAEITALHGVACEVLPADLTDPGQLAVVEERFRSGPIEVLVNNAGFGQKKPFWANPVEVEEKQFDLLVRVVLRLTHAAVLPMIERGSGAIVNVSSIAGFLQRGSYSAHKSWVTNFSAGLAIELHSRGVAVMALCPGFVHTEFHERMQMDKTIVPSFMWLDAAELVDAAWADLMRGKSISIPSWRYKVIAAGARYIPRTLIARLSTVGLDGRRRA; from the coding sequence GTGGCGACCGCGCTCATCACTGGACCCACCGCGGGCATCGGGCGGGCCTTCGCGGACAAGCTCGCGATCGAGGGTTACGACCTGGTGCTGGTGGCGCGCGACGAGGCGCGGCTGAACGAGGTCGCCGCCGAGATCACCGCGCTGCACGGTGTCGCTTGCGAGGTTCTGCCGGCCGATCTGACCGATCCCGGTCAGCTGGCCGTCGTCGAGGAACGGTTCCGGTCCGGGCCGATCGAAGTACTGGTGAACAACGCCGGTTTCGGGCAGAAGAAGCCGTTCTGGGCGAATCCGGTCGAGGTCGAGGAGAAGCAGTTCGACCTGCTGGTCCGGGTCGTCCTGCGGCTGACGCACGCCGCGGTGCTGCCGATGATCGAGCGCGGCTCCGGTGCGATCGTGAACGTCTCGTCGATCGCCGGTTTCCTGCAGCGCGGCAGCTACAGCGCGCACAAGTCCTGGGTGACGAACTTCTCCGCCGGTCTCGCGATCGAACTGCACTCCCGCGGCGTCGCCGTGATGGCGCTCTGCCCGGGATTCGTGCACACCGAGTTCCACGAGCGGATGCAGATGGACAAGACCATCGTGCCGTCGTTCATGTGGCTGGATGCCGCGGAACTGGTCGACGCGGCCTGGGCCGACCTGATGCGCGGCAAGTCGATCTCGATCCCGTCCTGGCGCTACAAGGTGATCGCCGCGGGCGCCCGCTACATCCCCCGCACCCTGATCGCCCGGCTGTCCACCGTCGGCCTGGACGGCCGCCGCCGCGCCTGA
- a CDS encoding ABC transporter substrate-binding protein, which produces MRYRQMFAPLAAAVALVTAATACGPGPAEKEQSGGEVKLQMVESLTNPTRTALLKKLIADFEAKNSGIKVQLISPPTNSADQKIQQMLQSGKGVDVLEVRDTTVGPFSTNKWIYDMAPDLKGWDGLGALTENALKVTQQGGKSYMVPYGFYGLSLFYRKDLVQQAGFSGPPKSWAELVEQAKKINDPAKNRYGYSFRGGLGAGGNALAVISGYVIDDLNKDNAFKLTSGKTIFSSPKAVDALALYVDLFKNASPPSSVSWGYPEMVQGFTAGTTGFLLQDPEVIATVKESKSIKADQWGTAPLPVGPTGKAAQPLANAGWGVAEGSTHKKEAVELVKFLTSGERAMTFSKENSLVPILKSAAEDPYFKDGPWASYVAMNSSPDTYVVVTQPRGVPWSTEWGNKSDADVQKLITGKAQPAEILKSWDEYWTKKWAGN; this is translated from the coding sequence ATGCGCTACCGACAGATGTTCGCACCCCTGGCCGCGGCGGTCGCACTCGTCACCGCCGCAACCGCCTGTGGCCCCGGTCCCGCCGAGAAGGAGCAGAGCGGTGGCGAGGTCAAGCTGCAGATGGTCGAGAGTCTGACCAACCCGACCAGAACCGCGCTGCTGAAGAAGCTGATCGCCGACTTCGAGGCGAAGAACTCCGGCATCAAGGTGCAGTTGATCTCTCCGCCGACCAACTCCGCGGACCAGAAGATCCAGCAGATGCTCCAGTCCGGCAAGGGCGTCGACGTGCTCGAGGTCCGTGACACCACCGTCGGCCCGTTCTCCACCAACAAGTGGATCTACGACATGGCCCCGGACCTCAAGGGCTGGGACGGTCTGGGCGCGCTGACCGAGAACGCGCTCAAGGTGACCCAGCAGGGCGGCAAGTCGTACATGGTGCCGTACGGCTTCTACGGCCTGTCGCTGTTCTACCGCAAGGACCTGGTCCAGCAGGCCGGTTTCAGTGGCCCGCCGAAGAGCTGGGCGGAGCTGGTGGAGCAGGCCAAGAAGATCAACGACCCGGCGAAGAACCGGTACGGCTACTCGTTCCGCGGTGGCCTCGGTGCGGGCGGCAACGCGCTCGCGGTGATCTCCGGCTACGTGATCGACGACCTGAACAAGGACAACGCCTTCAAGCTGACCAGCGGCAAGACGATCTTCTCGTCGCCGAAGGCCGTCGACGCGCTCGCGCTGTACGTCGACCTGTTCAAGAACGCCTCGCCGCCGTCCTCGGTCAGCTGGGGCTATCCCGAGATGGTGCAGGGCTTCACCGCCGGTACGACGGGCTTCCTGCTGCAGGACCCCGAGGTGATCGCGACGGTGAAGGAGTCGAAGTCGATCAAGGCGGACCAGTGGGGCACGGCGCCGCTCCCGGTCGGCCCGACCGGCAAGGCCGCCCAGCCGCTGGCCAACGCGGGCTGGGGCGTGGCCGAGGGCAGCACTCACAAGAAGGAGGCGGTGGAGCTGGTGAAGTTCCTGACGTCGGGTGAGCGGGCGATGACGTTCTCCAAGGAGAACAGTCTGGTCCCGATCCTGAAGAGCGCCGCCGAGGACCCGTACTTCAAGGACGGCCCGTGGGCGTCGTACGTCGCGATGAACTCCTCGCCGGACACCTACGTCGTGGTGACCCAGCCGCGCGGCGTGCCGTGGTCGACCGAGTGGGGCAACAAGTCCGACGCGGACGTCCAGAAACTCATCACCGGCAAGGCCCAACCGGCCGAGATCCTGAAGAGCTGGGACGAGTACTGGACCAAGAAGTGGGCGGGGAACTGA
- a CDS encoding glycosyl hydrolase family 28-related protein: MSPVSQFLFRCRPVLIGAVVGALLAVPGLSAAAGPATTAGRPSHPNQPPQVAPVVTRAGLDPALVQGRGATVPFVEQEAENAATTGEKIGPGREAYTLPAEASGRTAVRLTQAGQYVEFTLSKPANALTLRYSIPDTASGGGLRSPLDVLVNGKRAKTMTLTSEYSWLYGMYPFSNDPNVDPNPGWWKPEPDPVTKPFRPNHFYDEQRLLLGKTVKAGQKIRFQLPAGAPAAWTVLDVADFELVAAPLRQPRRSLSVQLFGADPTGRRDAAPAIDRTIAVAKKLGLAVFIPPGTYQVNRHIVVDKVTVTGAGNWWTIIKGKVLPLAQPAPDKSVHGAPGFYGKYAADGGSTKVHLSDFAIESDVRERIDTDQVNGIGGALGGGSVIQNLYLHRTKVGIWLDGPMSGALIRNNVITDAVADGMNLHLGVSHVRATNNFVRNTGDDGLAMWSEANADGLVNHDNVYDHNTVQTPTLANNIAIYGGRDNAVTDNLVADPLREGSTLHAGSRFNSTPFEGTLSFARNTTVRGGPRDLNWDLGLGAIWLYALQSDLAGRIEVTDSSFLDSTYNAFMFVVDWPVKDEHTVTNVAFLNIKVDGTGTNVLNARVGGWATFENVDARNVGAPFVNNCGTFHFTGTPEFDVRLGAGNDGNWTTDAGAPGHCEDRPAVVPPPPPTPWN, from the coding sequence ATGTCGCCCGTGTCCCAGTTCCTCTTCCGCTGTCGTCCGGTGCTGATCGGTGCCGTCGTCGGCGCGCTGCTCGCAGTACCGGGTCTGTCGGCCGCTGCCGGCCCGGCCACCACCGCCGGCCGCCCGAGCCATCCCAACCAGCCGCCTCAAGTAGCTCCGGTAGTGACCCGCGCTGGACTCGATCCGGCGCTGGTGCAGGGCCGCGGCGCCACCGTTCCCTTCGTCGAGCAGGAGGCGGAGAACGCCGCCACCACCGGCGAGAAGATCGGCCCTGGCCGCGAGGCCTACACCTTGCCCGCCGAGGCTTCGGGGCGCACCGCAGTACGGCTGACTCAGGCTGGGCAGTACGTGGAGTTCACGCTGTCGAAGCCGGCCAACGCGCTGACTCTTCGCTACAGCATCCCCGACACCGCGTCCGGAGGTGGGCTGCGGTCGCCGCTGGACGTCCTGGTGAACGGCAAGCGGGCGAAGACGATGACGCTGACGTCGGAGTACTCGTGGCTGTACGGCATGTATCCGTTCTCCAACGACCCGAACGTCGACCCGAACCCCGGCTGGTGGAAGCCCGAACCGGACCCGGTCACCAAGCCCTTCCGGCCGAACCACTTCTACGACGAGCAGCGACTGCTGCTCGGCAAGACGGTCAAGGCCGGGCAGAAGATCCGCTTCCAGCTTCCGGCCGGGGCTCCCGCTGCCTGGACCGTTCTGGACGTCGCCGACTTCGAGCTCGTCGCAGCTCCGCTGCGGCAGCCGCGCAGGTCCCTTTCGGTGCAGCTCTTCGGGGCCGACCCGACCGGTCGCCGCGATGCTGCACCCGCCATCGACCGGACCATCGCGGTGGCGAAGAAGCTCGGTCTGGCGGTCTTCATCCCGCCGGGCACTTACCAGGTCAACCGGCACATCGTCGTGGACAAGGTGACGGTCACCGGCGCCGGCAACTGGTGGACGATCATCAAGGGCAAGGTGCTGCCGCTCGCGCAGCCCGCCCCGGACAAGTCGGTGCACGGCGCGCCGGGCTTCTACGGCAAGTACGCCGCCGACGGCGGCAGCACGAAGGTGCACCTGTCCGACTTCGCGATCGAGAGCGACGTCCGGGAGCGGATCGACACCGACCAGGTGAACGGCATCGGTGGTGCGCTCGGTGGTGGCTCGGTGATCCAGAACCTGTACCTGCACCGCACCAAGGTCGGGATCTGGCTGGACGGGCCGATGAGCGGCGCGCTGATCCGCAACAACGTGATCACCGACGCGGTGGCCGACGGGATGAACCTGCACCTGGGCGTCTCGCACGTCCGGGCGACCAACAACTTCGTCCGCAACACCGGTGACGACGGGCTGGCGATGTGGTCGGAGGCGAATGCCGACGGGCTGGTCAACCACGACAACGTCTACGACCACAACACCGTGCAGACGCCGACCCTGGCCAACAACATCGCCATCTACGGCGGCCGCGACAACGCGGTGACGGACAACCTGGTGGCCGATCCGCTCCGCGAGGGCAGCACGCTGCACGCCGGCTCGCGGTTCAACTCCACGCCGTTCGAGGGCACCTTGTCGTTCGCCCGCAACACCACGGTCCGCGGTGGCCCGCGGGACCTGAACTGGGACCTCGGGCTGGGCGCGATCTGGCTGTACGCGCTGCAGTCGGACCTGGCCGGCAGGATCGAGGTGACCGACAGTTCGTTCCTGGACTCGACGTACAACGCGTTCATGTTCGTGGTCGACTGGCCGGTCAAGGACGAGCACACCGTGACGAACGTTGCCTTCCTCAACATCAAGGTCGACGGCACCGGTACGAACGTGCTGAACGCCCGGGTCGGCGGCTGGGCCACCTTCGAGAACGTCGACGCCCGCAACGTGGGAGCGCCGTTCGTCAACAACTGCGGCACCTTCCACTTCACCGGTACGCCGGAGTTCGACGTGCGGCTCGGCGCCGGCAACGACGGCAACTGGACCACCGACGCCGGGGCTCCCGGCCACTGCGAAGACCGCCCGGCGGTCGTTCCCCCGCCACCCCCGACCCCCTGGAACTAG
- a CDS encoding winged helix-turn-helix transcriptional regulator: MTETLAPDVNRVNCPSRQILEHVTSRWGVLVLAALLDRSFRFSELRRHVGGVSEKMLAQTLQALERDGFVHREAQPVIPPRVDYSLTPLGHDVAAQVQALAHWVESKVPEVQEANTSYDARS, translated from the coding sequence ATGACCGAGACCCTCGCGCCCGACGTGAACCGGGTGAACTGCCCTTCCCGGCAGATTCTCGAGCACGTGACCAGCCGCTGGGGGGTGCTGGTGCTCGCCGCGCTGCTGGATCGCTCCTTCCGGTTCAGCGAACTGCGCCGCCATGTCGGTGGGGTGAGCGAGAAGATGCTCGCCCAGACGCTGCAGGCGCTGGAGCGCGATGGTTTCGTCCATCGCGAGGCTCAGCCGGTCATCCCGCCTCGCGTCGACTACTCGCTCACACCGCTGGGGCACGACGTCGCTGCCCAGGTCCAGGCGCTGGCTCACTGGGTCGAGTCGAAGGTTCCCGAGGTGCAAGAAGCCAACACGTCGTACGACGCTCGCTCCTGA
- a CDS encoding DMT family transporter — translation MNGQALTLVLIAAVLHAAWNFAAKRVRHGGAAFVFAYYTAAAVFLLPALVIALLTTGAEPNWNWLLAAVVTAVLHVAYGIVLQRGYDAGDLSVVYPVARGTGPLLSVVLAVALLHERPGPIGLAGAALIVTGVLTISGGGLRRPRSPGVRAGVLYGVATGALIAAYTLWDAYSVTTLAVPPLIYFATGSLIQSAILAPKVLRDREPLRLLWKENKREVMIVGLLSPVAYLLVLFAMRIAPVSLVAPAREVSIVLSGLVAWLLLGEAGARRRLLGSAVVLAGIVAIALA, via the coding sequence ATGAACGGTCAAGCGCTGACGCTCGTCCTGATCGCGGCGGTCCTGCATGCCGCCTGGAACTTCGCGGCGAAGCGGGTCCGCCATGGCGGCGCGGCCTTCGTCTTCGCCTACTACACAGCCGCTGCCGTCTTCCTGCTTCCCGCTCTTGTCATCGCCCTGCTGACCACAGGCGCGGAACCGAACTGGAACTGGCTGCTGGCCGCGGTCGTCACCGCAGTACTGCACGTCGCCTACGGCATCGTGCTGCAGCGCGGGTACGACGCCGGCGACCTCTCAGTGGTCTACCCCGTGGCCCGCGGCACCGGCCCTCTGTTGTCGGTAGTACTGGCCGTCGCGTTACTTCACGAGCGCCCCGGCCCGATCGGCCTGGCGGGTGCCGCTCTGATCGTCACAGGCGTGCTGACGATCAGCGGCGGCGGCCTGCGACGCCCGAGGAGCCCTGGCGTCAGAGCCGGAGTCCTGTACGGCGTAGCCACCGGCGCCCTGATCGCGGCGTACACCCTCTGGGACGCGTACTCCGTAACAACTCTCGCCGTGCCACCGCTCATCTACTTCGCCACCGGATCTCTTATCCAGAGCGCCATCCTGGCACCCAAGGTACTTCGCGACCGAGAGCCGCTTCGCCTGCTGTGGAAGGAGAACAAGCGTGAGGTGATGATCGTCGGCCTGCTCTCACCAGTCGCCTATCTGCTGGTGCTGTTCGCGATGCGGATCGCGCCAGTGAGTCTGGTTGCCCCCGCCCGCGAGGTGAGCATCGTCCTGAGCGGCCTGGTCGCCTGGCTTCTCCTCGGCGAGGCCGGGGCGCGACGGCGGCTGCTCGGCAGCGCCGTCGTACTGGCCGGGATCGTCGCCATCGCGCTGGCTTGA
- a CDS encoding FadR/GntR family transcriptional regulator, whose amino-acid sequence MAATDKALAGLRQMIASGALGPGEKFPPEPELCDHLGVSRSSLREAARSLAALGVIESRHGSGTYVSALDPAEIISRFSLSVELIPLEGVLQLLEVRRVLEAHATAAAAARQDPLLEKLLGDILDRLEATTDAAEIQALDAEFHGAICTAGGNPTVTALTGVIRGRGGHYRIFEPGADFEAIKQTSDRGHRAILAAIAHRDPAAAATAASAHIAQTELWLRALRPEPRVAIGEE is encoded by the coding sequence ATGGCAGCCACGGACAAGGCGCTGGCCGGTCTGCGACAGATGATCGCGTCCGGCGCGCTCGGGCCCGGCGAGAAGTTCCCGCCGGAGCCGGAGCTCTGCGACCACCTCGGGGTGTCCCGCAGCTCGCTGCGGGAGGCGGCCCGCTCGCTCGCGGCGTTGGGCGTGATCGAGTCGCGGCACGGTTCGGGCACCTACGTCTCGGCGCTGGACCCGGCCGAGATCATCAGCCGATTCTCGCTCTCGGTGGAGCTGATTCCGCTGGAGGGCGTGCTGCAGTTGCTCGAAGTACGCCGGGTCCTCGAGGCACATGCCACCGCGGCCGCCGCGGCCCGGCAGGATCCGCTGCTGGAGAAGCTGCTGGGCGACATTCTCGACCGCCTGGAGGCGACCACCGACGCGGCGGAGATCCAGGCCCTCGACGCGGAGTTCCACGGCGCCATCTGTACCGCGGGCGGCAACCCGACGGTGACCGCGCTGACCGGCGTGATCCGTGGCCGCGGCGGGCACTACCGGATCTTCGAGCCCGGCGCGGACTTCGAGGCGATCAAGCAGACCAGCGACCGCGGACACCGCGCGATCCTGGCCGCGATCGCGCACCGCGATCCAGCCGCCGCTGCCACCGCCGCCTCGGCCCACATCGCGCAGACGGAGCTCTGGTTACGAGCGCTCCGCCCCGAGCCCCGGGTAGCCATCGGCGAAGAGTGA
- a CDS encoding pyridoxal phosphate-dependent aminotransferase, giving the protein MREHAQRLQGLGTTIFAEMSALAVRTGSVNLGQGFPDTDGPDSVLEDAVAAIRAGANQYPPGRGIPALRQAIVDHQQRFYGLSYDPDTQVLVTTGATEAIAAALLAYVEPGDEVIALEPYYDSYAACIAMAGGRRVPVTLRAPDFRLDLDELRAAVTPRTKVLLINSPHNPTGTVLDDTELRGIASIAVDHDLVVITDEVYEHLTFDGRRHRPLTAYEGMAERTVSIGSAGKTFSVTGWKIGWVTGTPSVVTAVNTAKQFLTYVSGAPFQPAVAGALALGNEYFDTLRATMQAKRDLLCDGLESLGFGVHRPQGTYFVTTDIRPLGHTDGIEFCRMLPERTGVVAIPTQVFYDHTEAGRPLVRWAFCKKPEVLEEALTRLTKL; this is encoded by the coding sequence ATGCGCGAACACGCTCAGCGGCTGCAAGGGCTCGGGACGACGATCTTCGCGGAGATGTCCGCGCTCGCGGTGCGAACCGGATCGGTCAACCTCGGCCAGGGGTTCCCCGACACCGACGGACCGGACTCGGTACTGGAGGACGCCGTCGCCGCGATCCGCGCCGGCGCGAACCAGTATCCGCCCGGCCGCGGCATCCCGGCCCTGCGCCAGGCGATCGTGGACCACCAACAGCGCTTCTACGGCCTGTCGTACGACCCGGACACCCAGGTGCTCGTCACCACCGGTGCCACCGAAGCGATCGCTGCCGCCCTGCTGGCCTACGTCGAGCCTGGCGACGAGGTGATCGCCCTCGAGCCGTACTACGACTCGTACGCCGCCTGCATCGCGATGGCCGGCGGACGTCGCGTACCGGTCACGCTGCGCGCCCCCGACTTCCGTCTCGACCTCGACGAGCTCCGCGCCGCGGTGACGCCGCGCACCAAGGTGCTGCTGATCAACTCACCGCACAACCCGACCGGCACCGTGCTCGACGACACCGAACTGCGCGGCATCGCCTCGATCGCGGTCGACCACGACCTGGTGGTGATCACCGACGAGGTCTACGAACACCTGACCTTCGACGGCCGGCGGCACCGCCCGCTGACGGCGTACGAGGGAATGGCGGAGCGCACGGTCTCGATCGGCAGCGCGGGCAAGACCTTCTCGGTCACCGGCTGGAAAATCGGCTGGGTCACCGGCACGCCCTCGGTAGTGACGGCGGTGAACACTGCCAAGCAGTTCCTCACCTACGTCTCCGGCGCACCCTTCCAGCCGGCCGTCGCCGGAGCGCTTGCCCTAGGCAACGAGTACTTCGACACCCTGCGCGCCACGATGCAAGCCAAACGCGACCTGCTCTGCGACGGCCTGGAGTCGTTGGGTTTCGGCGTCCACCGACCGCAGGGCACCTACTTCGTCACCACCGACATCCGTCCCCTCGGCCACACCGACGGCATCGAGTTCTGCCGCATGCTCCCCGAACGCACCGGCGTCGTCGCGATTCCCACCCAGGTCTTCTACGACCACACCGAAGCCGGCCGCCCGCTGGTCCGCTGGGCCTTCTGCAAGAAACCCGAGGTGCTGGAAGAGGCACTGACCCGCCTCACGAAGCTCTGA
- a CDS encoding carbohydrate ABC transporter permease encodes MIRDYSTGGRIARFAGLGLCLLITIFPLYWILVTSFKEPGTIFAYPLKYWPSDWSLANYQGLFEQSNFAVFLGNSLLVSFVAAAFATVISLLAAYVLARFEFVSKGAVMGAFLVTQMIPGFIALGSLYILMTKLYLVDNRWGLILVYVAVSIPLCTVMLRGFFENVPASLEEAAMVDGCSRLSALFRVLVPVMTPGIAASFIFNFVNCWNELFLSVTLMNSDSNKTVPAALNGFISSYNIDWGSMSAAAVLSIVPTMVLFAFASRYIVEGLTAGAVKE; translated from the coding sequence ATGATCCGCGACTACAGCACCGGCGGACGGATCGCGCGGTTCGCCGGACTCGGGCTCTGCCTGCTGATCACGATCTTCCCGCTGTACTGGATCCTGGTCACGTCGTTCAAGGAACCGGGCACGATCTTCGCCTACCCCCTGAAGTACTGGCCTTCGGACTGGTCGCTGGCCAACTACCAGGGCCTGTTCGAGCAGTCGAACTTCGCCGTCTTCCTGGGCAACAGCCTGCTGGTGTCGTTCGTCGCGGCCGCGTTCGCGACGGTGATCTCGCTGCTCGCGGCGTACGTGCTGGCGCGGTTCGAGTTCGTCTCCAAGGGCGCGGTGATGGGAGCCTTCCTGGTCACCCAGATGATCCCCGGCTTCATCGCGCTCGGCTCGCTCTACATCCTGATGACGAAGCTCTACCTGGTCGACAACCGGTGGGGCCTGATCCTGGTGTACGTCGCGGTCTCGATCCCGCTCTGCACGGTGATGCTGCGTGGCTTCTTCGAGAACGTGCCGGCCTCGCTGGAGGAGGCGGCGATGGTGGACGGCTGCTCGCGGCTCTCGGCGCTCTTCCGGGTGCTGGTGCCGGTGATGACGCCGGGGATCGCCGCGTCGTTCATCTTCAACTTCGTGAACTGCTGGAACGAACTGTTCCTGTCGGTCACGCTGATGAACAGCGACAGCAACAAGACCGTCCCGGCCGCGCTGAACGGCTTCATCAGCAGCTACAACATCGACTGGGGGTCGATGTCGGCCGCCGCGGTGCTGTCGATCGTGCCGACGATGGTGCTGTTCGCCTTCGCCAGCCGCTACATCGTGGAGGGCCTGACCGCGGGCGCCGTCAAGGAGTGA
- a CDS encoding SDR family oxidoreductase — MSIVITGATGQLGRLVIADLLAAGVPADGVTAVARSKEKAADLAAQGIRIAVADYDQPASFDDVFTAGDRVLLISGSEPGRRVPQHTVVIEAAKAAGVAQLAYTGIFGGPANAMLLGADHHATEKLILDSGLPYTFLRNNWYSEIAVNDLPAAVESGAIVNGATADARLATATREDYAAAAAVVLTTDGHLNQAYNLGGDHAWSFPEFAAELTRQTGKPVVHRSLTHQEALAGLIAAGIPEGFAAVLADIDTNTSAGALSATPGDLSRLIGRPTTPIAETITKLLS, encoded by the coding sequence ATGAGCATCGTCATCACCGGCGCCACCGGCCAGCTCGGCCGCCTCGTCATCGCCGACCTGCTGGCCGCCGGGGTGCCCGCCGACGGCGTCACCGCCGTTGCCCGGAGCAAGGAGAAGGCCGCCGACCTGGCCGCTCAGGGAATCAGGATCGCCGTCGCCGACTACGACCAGCCGGCCTCCTTCGACGACGTCTTCACCGCCGGCGACCGCGTCCTGCTGATCTCCGGCAGCGAGCCCGGCCGCCGCGTCCCCCAGCACACCGTGGTGATCGAAGCAGCCAAGGCAGCCGGCGTCGCCCAGCTCGCCTACACCGGCATCTTCGGCGGCCCGGCGAACGCGATGCTGCTCGGCGCGGACCACCACGCCACCGAGAAGCTCATCCTCGACTCCGGTCTCCCCTACACCTTCCTGCGCAACAACTGGTACTCCGAGATCGCGGTCAACGATCTACCCGCCGCTGTCGAGAGCGGCGCCATCGTCAACGGCGCGACCGCGGACGCCCGTCTCGCCACCGCCACCCGCGAGGACTACGCGGCCGCGGCTGCCGTCGTACTGACCACCGACGGCCACCTCAACCAGGCCTACAACCTCGGCGGCGACCACGCCTGGAGCTTCCCCGAGTTCGCCGCCGAACTCACCCGCCAGACCGGCAAGCCCGTCGTCCACCGCTCCCTCACCCATCAGGAAGCCTTGGCCGGCCTCATCGCCGCCGGCATCCCCGAAGGCTTCGCCGCGGTCCTCGCCGACATCGACACCAACACCAGCGCAGGCGCCCTCAGCGCCACCCCCGGCGACCTCTCCCGCCTGATCGGCCGCCCCACCACCCCGATCGCCGAAACCATCACCAAACTGCTGAGCTAG
- a CDS encoding pyrimidine 5'-nucleotidase, whose amino-acid sequence MLADVDTWVLDLDDTLYPPSTGLSAQIGDGIRDYLIAFFGVDEAGARRKQAELIAAHGTTLRGLMNLHGVDPADYLSFEHRLDFSVLRTDPVLVDAIAALPGRKFVYTNASGYHAEQALDRLGLTAEFDGVFDILAAGLVPKPHPGSYERFLERFSIDPTRAVMFEDLERNLTVPEQLGMATILVGGEPAPGTAQYEVVAPRRWRVWDLASFLFSLQD is encoded by the coding sequence ATGCTCGCCGATGTCGACACCTGGGTGCTGGATCTCGACGACACGCTCTATCCACCGAGCACCGGGCTGTCCGCCCAGATCGGCGACGGCATCCGCGACTACCTGATCGCGTTCTTCGGGGTCGACGAAGCCGGCGCCCGCCGCAAACAGGCCGAACTGATCGCCGCCCACGGTACGACGCTGCGTGGCCTGATGAACCTGCACGGTGTCGACCCGGCCGACTACCTGTCGTTCGAGCACCGCCTCGACTTCTCCGTACTGCGAACCGACCCGGTGCTGGTCGACGCGATCGCGGCCCTCCCCGGCCGGAAGTTCGTCTACACCAACGCCTCCGGCTACCACGCGGAGCAGGCGCTCGACCGGCTCGGCCTGACCGCGGAGTTCGACGGCGTCTTCGACATCCTCGCGGCCGGCCTGGTGCCCAAGCCGCATCCCGGCAGCTACGAACGGTTCCTGGAGCGCTTCTCGATCGATCCCACCCGGGCGGTGATGTTCGAGGATCTGGAGCGGAACCTGACCGTGCCGGAGCAGCTCGGCATGGCGACGATCCTGGTCGGCGGCGAGCCCGCGCCCGGCACCGCGCAGTACGAGGTCGTCGCACCGCGGCGGTGGCGGGTCTGGGATCTAGCTTCTTTCCTTTTTTCCCTACAGGACTAG